The Natribaculum luteum genome contains the following window.
GGTCGGGGTCGAACCGTCGTGCGTACCGTATCGCTCGCAAGTAGTGACCGGGCAGGCGAGCCAGCAGCGACCCCTTGGAGGTGTCACAGTAGCCGTAGACCTCGTGTGGGAGGTTGTACCACTCGACCAGGTCGACGGTACAGCCGTAATCCCTGGCGAGCACGAGCACCTCGTGTCCCCGCTCGCGAAGCGACTGCACGGCGTGTTTGTACAGGTGCACGTGCGCCGGCGTGTTCGCGAAAATCAAATACCTCATCCGGGTGCAGAGTACACGATCGGTCGTTTTGTTATGGCGCTCATGTCCACACCACCCGCCGAGCGGGCGTCGATAACCTGGCCGCTAGTGAACCGGGGACGATCGGTAACGAGCGTATAGTAATGTGAATCGATTTCGAGGTGTCCGTAGATGAACGTGCGACGACGACCTCCGGAACCTGCCGTACAGAGCCTTCTGAACGGGCTCGCTCCGCTCGAGTCGCTACGAGACGCCCGATCGCCGGCGAAGGGGGCGGCTACCGGCACGCCACGGCGACGTCGAGAGGAGGCATCTGACCGGTACCTCGAGGTGCTCGACGCGACGCTCGAGTACGCCCGTCGGCGAGACTACGTCGGTCCGGATTACGGGGATGGGTTGAGTAGTCGACTCCTTCAGGGCCTCCCGTTCGAGAACAGGTGGCTCAACCTGGCCGTCCAGGAGACCGTAAAGCGCGCCCCGGTCGATATTCGGCCGCTCTTTCTCGTCGAGGAGCGTCGCAACTACAAGGGCGCCGCGCTGTTTACGATGGCGAACCTGAACTACCACGCGCTGACGGCCGGTCGCCACTCGTCGGTCGACGTCGGGTTCGACCCCACAGCGGAGGCAAAGCGACTCGCGGACTGGCTCGTCGACGAGCGATGCACCGGGTACAGCGGATTCTGCGGCGGTCACCGCCACGAGATCCAGCACCTCCACACCAAAGGAGTACCGAACGACGCCGACATCGTCTCGACCACGTACGCGGTCAAAGCCCTCTTGCGTGCCGCCCACCTCGACGAGGAGTACGCCGAGCTCGCTCGGACGGCGACCTCGTTTCTGGTCGAGGACCTGAACTACCGGGAGGTTCCGGCGGGGGCGAAGATCGACTACCACATGAACCACCCGTCGGACTCCTACACCATCAACGCGGCCGCACTCGGCGCACAGATGCTCGTCGACCTGTACGAACGGTTCGGGGACGACGACCTCCGCGAGCGGGCGACGAAGATCCTGGATCACGTCGCCGCCCACCAGACCGACCTCGGCGGCTGGCCCTACCGGATTCCCGCGTCGTCGTCGCACCTGTCGATGGACAACCACCACAACGGGTTCGTCGTCGAGTCCTTCCAGCGATATCGCGACGTCGTCGACGCGGATCGGTACGCCGACACGCTCGCCGACGCCCTCGAGTTCTACCGCCACGAGCTGTTCGAGCCCAACGGGGCCCCGAACTTCGACGAGGAGAACGCCTATCCACGCGATATCCACGCCAGCACGCAGGGACTGCTGGTGTTCACCCGCGAGGGCGACCTCGAGTTCGCCGAGCGGATCCTCCGGTGGGTGCTCGCGAACCTGCAGGTCGAGGAGGGACGGTTCTACTACCGACAGTACCGGTACCACACGAAACGGGTGACGCTGATGCGGTGGTGTCAGGCCTGGATGGCCTACGCGCTGTCGGAGTTCCTGCTGGCCGCTACGGAACGGTCGGGTTCGAACGGCGACAGATTGCAGACGGCAACACGATCATGAGCCGCTCGAGCACGCAGGCGACCCGGACGTCACTCGACCCGGACGGCGAGGCGAGCGCGTCGACGGCCGCGAGTCGGCGTCGGCACGCTCGAGGGACCAGTCCCGACCCCGAGGACGCTCGCGTGCTCGTCGTCACGGGACTGTCACAGAAGAACGACCGCCACTACGGGCCGCTCGCGGACGTCGCCGACCGGACGACGCTCGTGTGTCTCGATCCGACGGTCGACGTCGACGACGCGAACTGTGTCCCGACGCCGCAGGTCGGCCCGCGACTCGTTCGCGTCGTCGCCCTCTTTTTCGTCGCGCTCTACGAGGGGTACAGAAACGAGTACGACGCGATCGCGTCGATCTCGCTTTTCCCGTACGGACTCTACGCGCTCGCGCTGAAAGCCGTCTACGGCTACCCCGCCCACCTCGGCATCATCGGCATCGACCTCGACCACCACGCCCACCAGTGGTACGGCGGGATTCCGCGGTGGGCGTTCCGTCGCTTCGACGCCGTCTCCGTTCCCGGCCCCTCTCACGCCGAACGACTCGCTCGCCTCGGCGTGTCGCGGGATCGCATCGAGATCCTGACGAACGCGATCGACGTCGACACCTACGCCCCCACGGACGCGGACGTCGAGACCGAGTACGACTTCGTCTGGGTCGGGCGGTTCAGCGCGGAGAAAGACCCGATACGATTCGTCGAGGCGCTCGCCGAACTCGAGGCGACCGGAGCCGGGTTCCGGGCCGCCATGGTCGGCGACGGACCGCTTCGGGCGGACGCCGCAGACGCCATCGTCGCACGTGGGCTAGACGACTGTGTCGACCTCCCCGGCTGGGTCGACGACCCCGTCCGGTACTACCGACGATCGAACGCCTTCGTCCTCACCTCGCGTCGGGACGCGCTCCCGCTGGTGATGCTCGAGGCGATGGCGACCGGCCTCGCACCGATCGTTCCCTCGGTCGGTTCGATTCCGGACGTCGTCACCGACGGCGACGACGGCATCGTCGTCCCCGACCGCGAGCCTGCGACCTTCGCCGCGGCGATGGAGCGGTTCCTGGACGACCCCGACTATCGACGATCCGTCGCAGCGAACGCGACCGCCGTTCGATCGTCGTTCTCGCTCGAGCAGGCGAGCGACGACTGGCGGCGTATTCTGACGACGCTCGCGCGATAAGCGGCCCGAGCCGTGTCTCGAGAGCACGCAGTCGGCACTCGTCGACGACGCTCGAATAGGGAGGCGATTACGAGGCGGTAACGACGTGATAACAAAACGAATCGTCACTGCACGATGACTCACATGGAAATCGAACGACTGGATCTCGAGGAGTGGGGCGACGTACTGCCGAGATCTGGAGTCGAGGTGTTTCACGACCCCGACGCACTCGCCGTCCTCGACAGGCACACCGACGCCGAGTTGCGCCTGTACGGCGCGTACAAGGGACAGCAGGCGGTCGGCCTGCTGCCGGTGTTCGTCGACGAGAAGTCGGTCGGCGAGAAACCGATCGGGCGAACGGTCTTCTCGCCACCCGTCTCGCTCGGCGTTCCCCGTCTCGGGCCGATCGTCACCCCCAACAGTCCGAAACGGCGCAAACGCGAGCGGATCAACAGCCGACTGGCCGAGACGGTCGTCGACGAACTCGAGGTCGACAGGCGGTCGACGCTGTTCCGAATGACCTGTCCGCTTGGCTACGCCGATCCGCGACCCTACGGCTGGAACGACTTCGCGGTGACGCCGGAGTTCACGTACGTCGTCGACCTCGAGGGCTGTACCGACCTCGAGGACGCCATGGCAGGGTTCAGCAAGAGCCTCAGAAACGAGATGCGCCGGTACGACGATCTCGATCTCTCGATCGAGACGGAGGGGATCGAATCCGCACTCCGGATCTACGACGACGTCGTCGCCCAGTACGAGGAGTACGGCGACACTGCGCCCATGTCCCGCCTCTTCCTGCGGGACCTGCTTTCGGCGCTCGACGACGATCGGTGGCGCGTGTACGTCGCCCGGACCCCCGACGGCACCTACAAAAGCGGAATCGTCACGCTCTTTTCCGACGACCTGGCGTACTACTGGCAGGGCGGCGTCACCGCGTCCTACGAGAACGTTAGCGTCAACAACCTCCTCCACCGCGTCATCCTCGAGGACCTCGTCACCGACCCCGACCTCGAGTCGGTGACGGGATACGACCTCGTCGGTGCGAACACCGAGCGACTCTGTGAGTACAAAGGGAAGTTCAACGGCGACCTCCGGCCGTACTACGTGATCGAGTCGTCCGGCCTCGAGATGACGCTGGCGAAATCGGCCTATCGGCGAGTTGTCGGCTCGCTCAAGTGAGCGGTAGTGTCTCGAGGATTCGTCACGTCGATCGTACGTTCCATCTGA
Protein-coding sequences here:
- a CDS encoding antibiotic ABC transporter permease, which encodes MNVRRRPPEPAVQSLLNGLAPLESLRDARSPAKGAATGTPRRRREEASDRYLEVLDATLEYARRRDYVGPDYGDGLSSRLLQGLPFENRWLNLAVQETVKRAPVDIRPLFLVEERRNYKGAALFTMANLNYHALTAGRHSSVDVGFDPTAEAKRLADWLVDERCTGYSGFCGGHRHEIQHLHTKGVPNDADIVSTTYAVKALLRAAHLDEEYAELARTATSFLVEDLNYREVPAGAKIDYHMNHPSDSYTINAAALGAQMLVDLYERFGDDDLRERATKILDHVAAHQTDLGGWPYRIPASSSHLSMDNHHNGFVVESFQRYRDVVDADRYADTLADALEFYRHELFEPNGAPNFDEENAYPRDIHASTQGLLVFTREGDLEFAERILRWVLANLQVEEGRFYYRQYRYHTKRVTLMRWCQAWMAYALSEFLLAATERSGSNGDRLQTATRS
- a CDS encoding glycosyltransferase is translated as MSRSSTQATRTSLDPDGEASASTAASRRRHARGTSPDPEDARVLVVTGLSQKNDRHYGPLADVADRTTLVCLDPTVDVDDANCVPTPQVGPRLVRVVALFFVALYEGYRNEYDAIASISLFPYGLYALALKAVYGYPAHLGIIGIDLDHHAHQWYGGIPRWAFRRFDAVSVPGPSHAERLARLGVSRDRIEILTNAIDVDTYAPTDADVETEYDFVWVGRFSAEKDPIRFVEALAELEATGAGFRAAMVGDGPLRADAADAIVARGLDDCVDLPGWVDDPVRYYRRSNAFVLTSRRDALPLVMLEAMATGLAPIVPSVGSIPDVVTDGDDGIVVPDREPATFAAAMERFLDDPDYRRSVAANATAVRSSFSLEQASDDWRRILTTLAR
- a CDS encoding GNAT family N-acetyltransferase yields the protein MEIERLDLEEWGDVLPRSGVEVFHDPDALAVLDRHTDAELRLYGAYKGQQAVGLLPVFVDEKSVGEKPIGRTVFSPPVSLGVPRLGPIVTPNSPKRRKRERINSRLAETVVDELEVDRRSTLFRMTCPLGYADPRPYGWNDFAVTPEFTYVVDLEGCTDLEDAMAGFSKSLRNEMRRYDDLDLSIETEGIESALRIYDDVVAQYEEYGDTAPMSRLFLRDLLSALDDDRWRVYVARTPDGTYKSGIVTLFSDDLAYYWQGGVTASYENVSVNNLLHRVILEDLVTDPDLESVTGYDLVGANTERLCEYKGKFNGDLRPYYVIESSGLEMTLAKSAYRRVVGSLK